One Salvelinus fontinalis isolate EN_2023a chromosome 27, ASM2944872v1, whole genome shotgun sequence genomic region harbors:
- the LOC129824995 gene encoding collagen alpha-1(X) chain-like, with protein sequence MDLRVTSVLLLLVALAVATPERYYHVQKVAKQQQHYPTKSHVQTVSGEPGIPGSPGEPGPMGPPGPPGNNGVGHTGQQGPPGAPGPAGYSAAGKPGNPGGPGKPGSNGMPGEKGHTGATGAMGPRGPPGSPGSPGPAGYSSAGKPGPHGLPGGMGPRGESGLKGHPGIPGLQGQKGERGVGIPGAPGANGQVGPMGPSGMPGQPGVGKSGAPGYPGESGKSGTPGRDGAPGAMGQPGPKGHNGNPGVGAPGKSGENGSPGMPGNMGPKGPQGHAGQPGAPGLPGVGKPGANGMPGDRGSPGTSGTTGQKGEPGPTGYTGATGATGLMGPAGPQGARGFQGEPGMQGSKGDVGMLGAPGAKGTKGDQGHQGYAGKAGIPGAAGPAGATGATGHQGNKGAQGHTGSPGQPGSNGLAGAKGHPGTPGGPGKPGESGIPGTRGPVGPSGPAGQAGLRGHAGLPGAPGPAGQMAKGMSGPMGPPGAPGSRGHDGNPGAMGPPGPPGPPGEMVYQHEKSMPIKSHEIMMPHEMMKAPMSAFSAVLTMAYPSAGSPVPFNQIIYNGEQHYDPQTGIFSCQVPGLYYFSYHMHVNGANALVALYKNGEPIMFSYDEYNKGFLDQLSGSTVLMLNAHDQVYIQVPDEETNGVFAAENVHCSFSGFLIAST encoded by the exons ATGGACCTCAGAGTGACAAGCGTTCTCCTCCTCCTGGTGGCCTTGGCCGTGGCAACACCAGAGAGATACTACCATGTACAGAAAGTAgccaagcagcagcagcattaTCCTACTAAGAGCCATGTGCAAA CTGTTTCAGGTGAGCCAGGTATTCCCGGATCCCCTGGTGAGCCAGGACCTATGGGCCCCCCTGGGCCTCCCGGCAATAACGGCGTGGGACATACTGGACAACAGGGCCCACCCGGGGCCCCCGGGCCCGCTGGCTACTCCGCAGCTGGCAAGCCTGGCAATCCAGGTGGTCCTGGGAAACCAGGTAGTAATGGAATGCCCGGTGAGAAGGGTCATACTGGTGCAACTGGAGCCATGGGTCCAAGAGGACCCCCCGGTTCCCCTGGAAGCCCAGGACCTGCTGGATACTCTTCTGCTGGCAAACCTGGCCCACACGGTCTGCCCGGAGGCATGGGGCCAAGGGGTGAGAGTGGACTTAAAGGACATCCAGGTATCCCTGGTCTGCAAGgacaaaagggagagaggggagttggTATTCCTGGGGCACCAGGTGCAAACGGTCAAGTGGGCCCAATGGGACCCTCTGGTATGCCAGGGCAACCCGGAGTTGGTAAGTCTGGTGCCCCTGGATACCCTGGGGAGTCTGGGAAGTCAGGTACTCCAGGTAGGGATGGAGCTCCAGGAGCTATGGGTCAGCCAGGGCCAAAGGGCCACAATGGAAACCCTGGGGTAGGAGCACCAGGAAAATCAGGTGAGAATGGCAGTCCAGGTATGCCTGGAAATATGGGACCTAAAGGTCCCCAGGGACATGCCGGACAACCAGGTGCACCTGGCTTACCAGGAGTTGGTAAACCAGGAGCTAATGGCATGCCAGGTGACAGAGGATCACCCGGTACATCAGGAACCACCGGTCAGAAAGGAGAGCCAGGGCCAACAGGTTACACTGGGGCAACAGGTGCTACTGGCCTTATGGGTCCAGCTGGGCCACAGGGTGCTAGAGGATTCCAGGGAGAACCAGGTATGCAGGGATCTAAAGGAGATGTCGGCATGCTGGGAGCTCCAGGGGCAAAGGGAACCAAGGGGGATCAGGGACATCAGGGTTACGCAGGGAAGGCAGGTATCCCCGGGGCAGCAGGCCCAGCTGGTGCAACCGGCGCTACAGGACACCAGGGTAACAAGGGAGCTCAGGGCCATACTGGCTCTCCCGGTCAGCCAGGTTCAAATGGGCTTGCAGGAGCAAAGGGACACCCAGGCACTCCTGGAGGCCCAGGAAAACCAGGCGAGAGCGGCATCCCAGGAACAAGAGGACCAGTGGGGCCTTCAGGTCCAGCAGGTCAAGCAGGTCTTAGGGGTCACGCAGGTCTTCCCGGTGCACCCGGCCCAGCTGGCCAGATGGCCAAGGGAATGTCTGGTCCTATGGGTCCACCTGGAGCTCCTGGTTCCAGAGGTCACGATGGTAACCCAGGTGCTATGGGACCTCCTGGCCCACCTGGTCCCCCTGGTGAGATGGTCTACCAACACGAGAAGAGCATGCCCATCAAGTCCCATGAGATTATGATGCCTCATGAGATGATGAAGGCCCCTATGTCCGCCTTCAGCGCTGTTCTGACGATGGCTTACCCATCTGCGGGTTCACCCGTTCCATTCAACCAGATTATTTACAATGGGGAGCAGCACTATGACCCCCAGACTGGCATCTTCTCCTGCCAGGTACCAGGTCTCTATTACTTCTCCTACCATATGCATGTTAACGGCGCTAATGCATTGGTGGCACTGTACAAAAATGGTGAGCCAATCATGTTCTCATACGATGAGTACAACAAGGGCTTCTTGGATCAGTTATCTGGCAGCACTGTACTTATGCTGAATGCCCATGACCAAGTCTACATTCAGGTCCCTGATGAGGAGACCAATGGTGTCTTTGCTGCTGAAAATGTTCACTGCTCTTTCTCTGGGTTCCTGATTGCCTCAACGTGA